Proteins co-encoded in one bacterium genomic window:
- a CDS encoding NADP-dependent malic enzyme, translating into MPVLREDALEYHRKGRAGKIAIAITKPCATQLDLSLAYTPGVAEPVRDIHADPPAAYDYTNKGNLVAVISNGTAVLGLGNMGPAGAKPVMEGKALLFKRFADVDAFDLEVDATDPDEIVRVARAVAPTFGGINLEDIKAPECFAVEERLRALVDIPVFHDDQHGTAIITAAGLLNALELTGKRIEDVRTVISGAGAASIASAELFVKLGMRRERIRLVDTKGVVYAGRAEGMNPYKQRFAAETSARTLADALRGADVFMGLSVAGIVSQDMVRSMAERPIIFALANPDPEITVADARAARPDAIVASGRSDDPNQVNNVLGFPFIFRGALDVRARAINDEMKIAAARALAALAKEEVPDVVLRAYGLEQLRFGPDYILPKPVDPRVPLWVAPAVAEAAMTSGVARRTVDLAAYRDELSRRLTRGWEVMGVVVHKAQASPRRVVFSEGEEAKVIRAAANIARDGIAQPILLGREDVIRARMKDLGVAASLEIVVPQASAKRAAYAAAFYEARRRKGITLREALTLAGQPNYFGAMMVQAGDADAFVAGLTYHYPDVIRPALQVIGPARGTSRVAGLYLLALNGRPYLLADPTVNVDPTAEDLAAIAIMAAEKAGEFNITPRVAMLSFSNFGSTRHPRSAKVAEATALVRARRPDLMVDGEIMADVAVVPDLRQADYPFSSLAGEANVLIFPSLEAANTAYKLLQHLGGATAVGPILMGMAKPVHVLSRGAEVTDIVDIAAVAVVDAQNLSQLSELTRAMAAARKVPA; encoded by the coding sequence CCGCGGTGCTCGGGCTCGGCAACATGGGGCCGGCCGGGGCGAAGCCGGTGATGGAAGGCAAAGCGCTCTTGTTCAAGCGATTCGCCGATGTCGACGCCTTCGACCTCGAGGTCGACGCGACCGATCCGGACGAGATCGTCCGCGTCGCGCGGGCGGTCGCGCCCACGTTCGGCGGCATCAACCTCGAGGATATCAAGGCGCCGGAGTGCTTCGCCGTCGAGGAGCGGCTCAGGGCGCTCGTCGACATTCCCGTGTTTCACGACGACCAGCACGGCACGGCCATCATCACGGCGGCAGGCCTGCTCAACGCGCTTGAACTCACGGGGAAGCGCATCGAAGACGTCCGCACCGTGATCAGCGGCGCGGGCGCGGCGTCGATCGCGTCGGCGGAACTGTTCGTCAAGCTCGGAATGCGCCGCGAGCGCATCCGGCTGGTCGACACCAAAGGCGTCGTCTACGCCGGGCGCGCCGAGGGGATGAACCCCTACAAGCAGCGGTTCGCGGCCGAGACGTCCGCGCGCACGCTCGCCGACGCGCTCAGAGGCGCGGACGTGTTCATGGGGCTGTCGGTCGCCGGGATCGTCTCCCAGGACATGGTCCGGTCGATGGCGGAGCGGCCGATCATCTTCGCCCTCGCCAACCCCGACCCCGAAATCACCGTCGCCGACGCGCGGGCGGCCCGGCCCGACGCGATCGTGGCGAGCGGCCGCTCCGACGACCCGAACCAGGTCAACAACGTGCTGGGGTTCCCGTTCATTTTCCGCGGGGCTCTCGACGTGCGGGCGCGCGCGATCAACGACGAGATGAAGATCGCGGCGGCGCGGGCGCTGGCGGCGCTCGCCAAGGAAGAAGTCCCCGACGTGGTGCTGCGGGCCTACGGGCTCGAGCAGCTGCGCTTCGGGCCGGACTACATCCTCCCCAAGCCGGTCGACCCGCGGGTGCCCCTCTGGGTGGCGCCCGCCGTGGCGGAGGCCGCGATGACGTCCGGGGTCGCGCGCCGAACGGTGGATCTCGCCGCCTACCGTGACGAGCTGAGCCGGCGCCTCACCCGGGGCTGGGAAGTCATGGGCGTCGTCGTGCACAAGGCCCAGGCGTCGCCCCGGCGCGTCGTGTTTTCGGAGGGAGAGGAAGCGAAGGTCATCCGCGCGGCCGCGAATATCGCCCGCGACGGGATCGCGCAGCCGATTCTCCTCGGCCGCGAGGACGTGATCCGCGCCCGGATGAAGGACCTCGGCGTCGCCGCCTCCTTGGAGATCGTCGTGCCCCAGGCCTCCGCGAAGCGCGCGGCGTATGCGGCCGCCTTCTACGAGGCGCGGCGACGCAAGGGGATCACCCTGCGCGAGGCTCTGACCCTCGCCGGGCAACCCAACTACTTCGGCGCGATGATGGTCCAGGCGGGTGACGCGGACGCGTTCGTCGCCGGGCTCACTTATCACTATCCGGACGTAATCCGGCCCGCGCTGCAGGTCATCGGCCCGGCGCGCGGGACCTCGCGGGTCGCCGGTCTGTACCTGCTCGCGCTGAACGGCCGTCCGTATCTCCTGGCAGACCCCACGGTCAACGTCGACCCGACGGCGGAGGACCTGGCCGCCATCGCGATCATGGCCGCGGAGAAGGCGGGCGAGTTCAACATCACGCCGCGCGTGGCGATGCTGTCGTTCTCGAACTTCGGCTCGACGCGCCACCCGCGGTCGGCCAAGGTCGCCGAGGCCACCGCGCTCGTCAGGGCACGGCGGCCCGACCTCATGGTCGACGGGGAGATCATGGCGGACGTCGCCGTCGTGCCCGACCTGCGGCAGGCGGACTATCCGTTCTCGAGCCTCGCCGGCGAGGCGAACGTGCTGATCTTCCCGAGCCTCGAAGCGGCCAACACCGCGTACAAGCTCCTGCAGCACCTCGGCGGCGCGACCGCGGTCGGCCCGATCCTGATGGGCATGGCCAAGCCCGTGCACGTGCTGAGCCGGGGGGCGGAAGTGACCGACATCGTCGACATCGCGGCGGTCGCGGTGGTCGATGCGCAGAACCTCTCACAGCTCTCCGAGTTGACGCGCGCGATGGCGGCCGCCCGCAAAGTTCCGGCGTAG
- a CDS encoding citrate synthase produces the protein MNDSLTITDNRTGKTYSVPIVYGTYPTYGAAIRAADLRQIRASADDFGLMTYDPGLLNTATTKSSVTFVDGERGILRYRGYPIEQLAERSTYLETAYLVLNGDLPTAAQLDAWTGEVTQHTMIHESIKKFLDGFNYDAHPMGMLIGTVGALSTFYPEAGRIQDPAVRHKQIVRLVAKMPTLAAFAYRHSRGLPYVYPDNDLSYTGNFLNMLFKTTELKYAPNPVLERALDALFILHADHEQNCSSSAMRGIGSSHPDPYSALAGAAAALYGPLHGGANEQVLKMLAEIGTKDRVPEYVGRAKTGEIRLMGFGHRVYKHYDPRATLIKKVAAEVFTVTGTNPLLDIALELERIALQDDYFVSRHLYPNVDFYSGIIYQAMGFPVEMFPVLFAIPRTSGWLAQWEEQLKDPDQKIVRPRQIYDGADVREYPRANRQAATHAA, from the coding sequence ATGAACGACTCGCTGACCATTACCGACAACCGGACCGGGAAAACCTACAGCGTGCCGATCGTCTACGGAACCTACCCGACCTACGGCGCCGCGATCCGCGCCGCGGACCTGCGGCAGATCCGGGCGTCCGCCGACGACTTCGGCCTCATGACCTACGACCCCGGACTGCTGAACACGGCGACCACGAAGAGCAGCGTCACCTTCGTCGACGGCGAACGCGGGATCCTCCGCTACCGCGGCTACCCGATCGAGCAACTCGCCGAGCGATCGACCTATCTGGAAACGGCGTACCTCGTGCTCAACGGCGACCTGCCGACCGCCGCGCAGCTCGACGCGTGGACGGGCGAAGTCACGCAGCACACGATGATCCACGAGTCGATCAAGAAGTTCCTGGACGGGTTCAACTACGACGCGCACCCGATGGGGATGCTGATCGGCACCGTGGGAGCGCTGTCCACCTTCTATCCGGAGGCCGGCCGGATCCAGGATCCGGCGGTGCGGCACAAGCAGATCGTCCGGCTCGTAGCCAAGATGCCGACGCTCGCCGCCTTCGCGTACCGGCACAGCCGCGGCCTGCCCTACGTGTATCCCGACAACGACCTTTCGTACACCGGCAACTTCCTCAACATGCTCTTCAAGACGACGGAGCTCAAGTACGCGCCGAACCCCGTCCTGGAGCGGGCGCTCGACGCCCTGTTCATCCTGCACGCCGACCACGAGCAGAACTGCAGCAGCAGCGCGATGCGCGGCATCGGCAGCTCGCACCCCGATCCGTATTCCGCGCTCGCCGGCGCGGCGGCCGCCCTCTACGGTCCGCTCCACGGCGGGGCGAACGAGCAGGTGCTGAAAATGCTCGCCGAGATCGGGACGAAAGACCGGGTGCCGGAGTACGTCGGGCGGGCGAAGACGGGCGAGATCCGGCTCATGGGCTTCGGCCACCGCGTCTACAAGCACTACGATCCGCGGGCCACGCTCATCAAGAAGGTGGCCGCCGAGGTGTTCACCGTGACCGGGACCAACCCGCTGCTCGACATCGCCCTCGAGCTGGAGCGCATCGCGCTCCAGGACGACTACTTTGTGAGCCGCCACCTCTACCCCAACGTGGATTTTTACTCGGGGATCATCTACCAGGCGATGGGGTTCCCGGTGGAGATGTTCCCGGTGTTGTTCGCCATCCCGCGGACGTCGGGCTGGCTCGCGCAGTGGGAGGAGCAGCTCAAGGATCCCGACCAAAAGATCGTGCGGCCGCGGCAGATCTACGACGGCGCGGACGTACGCGAGTACCCGCGGGCCAACCGGCAGGCCGCGACGCACGCGGCGTGA
- a CDS encoding rod shape-determining protein, with the protein MSLTGLLGRFTRDVGVDLGTANTLVYVEGDGIVVREPSVIARRAGHKEILAVGNAAKKMIGRTPAEIIATRPLRNGVIADFDITATMLSYFIRQGIQTRRIARPQVMVGIPSGATTVEKRAVIGAGLQAGGRRTYLIEQPLAAAVGAGLEISEPFGRMIVDVGGGTTEVAVIALGNIVTVRSLRVAGDEMDEDIMQYMRKAHNLLIGERMAEDVKIRVGSAYPQKEDDSINVRGRDLVSGLPRTLRVSGAEIRAAMAESVAEIVNTVKMTLEVTPPELAADIMREGIHLTGGASLLRGFDVLLREETGLPVTYVADPLSSVALGTGKILGAMGTLKRVVITSALV; encoded by the coding sequence ATGTCATTGACGGGATTGTTGGGCCGCTTCACGCGGGACGTGGGAGTCGATCTCGGGACCGCAAACACCCTTGTCTACGTCGAGGGTGACGGCATCGTGGTGCGCGAACCGTCCGTGATCGCCCGCCGGGCGGGCCACAAGGAAATCCTCGCCGTGGGCAATGCGGCGAAGAAGATGATCGGCCGGACGCCCGCCGAGATCATCGCCACGCGGCCGCTGCGGAACGGCGTGATCGCGGATTTCGATATCACCGCCACGATGCTGTCGTACTTCATCCGCCAGGGGATCCAGACGAGGAGAATCGCGCGCCCGCAGGTGATGGTAGGCATTCCGAGCGGCGCGACCACGGTGGAGAAGCGCGCCGTGATCGGCGCCGGTCTTCAGGCGGGGGGACGGCGGACGTACCTGATCGAGCAGCCGCTGGCGGCCGCGGTTGGGGCCGGGCTCGAGATCTCGGAGCCGTTCGGGCGCATGATCGTGGACGTCGGCGGGGGCACGACCGAGGTGGCCGTCATCGCCCTCGGCAACATCGTGACCGTCCGCAGTCTCCGCGTCGCGGGCGATGAAATGGACGAAGACATCATGCAGTACATGCGCAAGGCGCACAATCTGCTCATCGGCGAGCGGATGGCGGAAGACGTCAAGATTCGCGTGGGATCCGCGTACCCGCAGAAGGAGGACGACTCGATCAACGTGCGCGGCCGCGATCTCGTGTCCGGCCTGCCGCGAACGCTGCGCGTGTCGGGCGCCGAGATTCGTGCCGCGATGGCGGAATCGGTCGCGGAAATCGTCAACACGGTGAAAATGACCCTCGAGGTCACGCCGCCGGAACTGGCGGCCGATATCATGCGGGAAGGCATCCATCTCACCGGGGGCGCGTCGCTGCTCCGCGGGTTCGACGTGCTGCTCAGGGAGGAGACCGGACTTCCCGTGACCTACGTGGCCGACCCGCTCAGCAGCGTGGCGCTGGGCACCGGGAAGATTCTCGGCGCGATGGGGACGCTGAAGCGGGTGGTGATCACGAGCGCACTCGTGTAG
- a CDS encoding zinc-binding dehydrogenase: MTVRRHGGVDVLRLEEVPTPVPGPDEILVKVLACSVNRVPDLLVRASRRAMGTPTFPHVLGADPAGEVVAVGPGVIGIPLGQRVVTYPLLRCGECDFCRRGSGENYCRRYRVVGVHLWGGYAEYVKVPAQNVIPIPMSVSAETAAALSLSYTTAWHGLVTKAPVAATDSILVMAAGGGVGAAACQIARLQGARVIAAAGSDWKLERARALGAEAGVNYSQDGWANQVLSLTEGKGVDVVFDTTGKFAGPESLGVLNRGGRLVSCGAFGGQSVRVPLGNLHRNRNTLSFYEGGASHDLRHLIRLAASGRLQPVIDSRFPMTEVKGAHQRLADRANFGKVVLVPQDHR; this comes from the coding sequence GTGACCGTCCGCCGGCACGGCGGTGTCGACGTCTTGCGTCTCGAAGAAGTACCCACGCCGGTCCCCGGCCCCGATGAGATACTGGTAAAGGTGCTCGCGTGTTCCGTGAACCGGGTGCCCGATCTCCTGGTGCGCGCGAGCCGCCGGGCGATGGGCACGCCGACCTTTCCCCACGTCCTGGGCGCCGATCCGGCCGGCGAGGTCGTCGCCGTCGGGCCGGGCGTCATCGGTATCCCGTTGGGGCAGCGGGTCGTCACGTATCCGCTGCTGCGGTGCGGGGAATGCGACTTCTGCCGTCGCGGGAGCGGGGAAAACTACTGCCGCCGGTACCGCGTCGTCGGGGTCCACCTGTGGGGCGGCTACGCCGAATACGTCAAGGTCCCCGCACAGAATGTCATCCCGATCCCCATGTCCGTTTCCGCGGAGACCGCCGCGGCGCTGTCACTGTCGTACACTACGGCGTGGCACGGGCTCGTCACCAAGGCGCCCGTCGCCGCCACAGACTCGATCCTGGTGATGGCGGCCGGCGGCGGCGTCGGGGCGGCGGCGTGCCAGATTGCTCGGCTTCAGGGCGCGCGCGTGATCGCGGCCGCGGGCAGCGACTGGAAGCTCGAACGCGCCCGCGCGCTTGGGGCGGAGGCCGGCGTCAATTACTCCCAGGACGGCTGGGCGAACCAGGTCCTGTCGCTGACCGAGGGGAAGGGCGTCGACGTTGTGTTTGACACGACGGGAAAGTTCGCGGGACCGGAGAGCCTGGGCGTCCTGAACCGCGGCGGCCGTCTCGTGAGCTGCGGGGCGTTCGGCGGGCAGTCGGTTCGGGTGCCCCTCGGGAACCTGCACCGGAACCGCAATACGCTGTCGTTCTACGAGGGCGGAGCGTCGCACGATCTGCGCCATCTGATCCGGCTCGCGGCCAGCGGGCGGCTGCAGCCGGTCATCGACAGCCGCTTCCCGATGACGGAGGTCAAGGGCGCCCACCAGCGGCTCGCCGATCGGGCCAATTTTGGCAAGGTTGTTCTCGTTCCGCAGGACCACCGGTGA
- a CDS encoding ABC transporter substrate-binding protein, which translates to MPVGRRLRASLFLAAVMTLPLALGGVARSADTGPIKLGLLVPKTGNFAPNGNDELLGWNFALKDLGDTVHGRKIQTIAIDDAGDPTQGLNAVRQLVENDRVVGLFGPTTSNEALAIRGYVAASGIPMIMVASADTLATSARAKNILLGSYASDTPAMMLGKWAADHLHLKRVTTLALDFSYGWDTVGGFVVALKKGGGGIEKQIWAPITTADWSPYITQIPSDSDGLFVLTAGAASVKVAAAFRQFGLLGKIALLSTSTFNDYTVLQQEDQDVAKAAMVAGAYMDGLDNPENRRMAAAYKAATGKYPGAYAEIGYTAAKSYILALRKIDGDTTDRRAWLDAVVGAQFQAPRGPVRWDPGTNAPIENFYVGKLQTVNGELRQVPTVTYRNVMPWGILSKDVWEKIACCYTRQSP; encoded by the coding sequence GTGCCAGTCGGACGTCGCCTGAGGGCCTCGCTGTTCCTTGCCGCGGTCATGACGCTCCCGCTCGCGCTCGGTGGTGTCGCCAGATCCGCGGACACCGGTCCGATCAAGTTGGGGCTCCTGGTGCCGAAGACCGGCAACTTCGCGCCGAACGGCAATGATGAACTGCTCGGGTGGAATTTCGCGCTCAAAGACCTGGGCGACACCGTCCACGGCCGGAAGATTCAGACCATCGCCATCGACGACGCCGGCGATCCGACCCAAGGGTTGAACGCGGTACGGCAGCTGGTCGAGAACGACCGGGTGGTCGGGCTGTTCGGCCCGACGACGTCCAACGAAGCGCTGGCCATCCGCGGGTACGTCGCGGCCTCCGGCATCCCGATGATCATGGTCGCCTCCGCCGACACGTTGGCGACGTCCGCACGCGCGAAGAACATCCTGCTCGGGTCCTACGCCTCCGACACGCCGGCGATGATGCTCGGCAAGTGGGCCGCCGACCACCTCCACCTCAAGCGGGTGACCACGCTCGCGCTGGACTTCTCGTACGGCTGGGACACCGTGGGCGGATTTGTGGTGGCCTTGAAGAAGGGCGGCGGCGGGATCGAAAAGCAGATCTGGGCGCCGATAACGACCGCGGACTGGAGCCCCTACATCACGCAGATTCCGTCGGACAGCGACGGCCTCTTCGTCCTCACCGCCGGCGCGGCGTCGGTGAAGGTCGCCGCGGCGTTTCGCCAATTCGGCCTCCTCGGCAAGATCGCCCTGTTGAGCACTTCGACGTTCAACGACTACACCGTGCTGCAGCAGGAAGACCAAGACGTCGCCAAGGCCGCGATGGTCGCAGGCGCGTACATGGATGGACTCGACAATCCCGAGAACCGCCGCATGGCCGCGGCGTACAAGGCGGCCACAGGCAAATACCCGGGGGCGTACGCCGAGATCGGGTACACGGCTGCGAAGAGCTATATCCTTGCGCTCCGCAAAATCGACGGTGACACGACGGACCGCCGGGCGTGGCTCGACGCCGTCGTCGGCGCGCAGTTCCAGGCGCCGCGCGGGCCGGTGAGGTGGGACCCCGGCACGAACGCGCCGATCGAGAATTTCTACGTCGGCAAGCTCCAAACCGTAAACGGCGAGCTGCGCCAGGTGCCGACCGTGACGTACCGGAACGTGATGCCGTGGGGGATTTTGTCCAAGGACGTCTGGGAGAAGATCGCCTGCTGCTACACGAGGCAGAGCCCGTAG
- a CDS encoding ABC transporter ATP-binding protein, protein MLEVDDIHTYRGDSHVLQGVSLRVPAAACVTLLGRNGMGKTTLIRSIMGLTPPRSGRIAWDVGNLTGLPPYAIARRGLALVPQGRWIFPSLTVEENLSLGTQPARRGGRGWTIDELYEIFPHLKERRHNRGGHLSGGEQQMLAIGRALMTNPRLLLMDEPSEGLAPVIVDRMEELIRDLRDRGLSILLVEQNYGLGVSLADHVYVLANGLIVWNGTAGALEAAPQVRQQFLGV, encoded by the coding sequence ATGCTTGAGGTCGACGACATTCACACGTACCGCGGCGACAGCCACGTGCTGCAGGGCGTCAGCCTGCGCGTTCCCGCCGCGGCGTGCGTGACGCTGCTGGGCCGCAACGGGATGGGGAAAACCACGCTCATCCGGAGCATCATGGGCCTCACGCCGCCGCGCTCCGGCCGCATCGCCTGGGACGTCGGGAACCTGACCGGACTGCCTCCCTATGCCATCGCCCGGCGCGGCCTCGCGCTCGTGCCGCAGGGCCGCTGGATCTTCCCGTCGCTGACCGTCGAGGAGAACCTGTCGTTGGGCACCCAGCCGGCGCGGAGGGGCGGCCGCGGCTGGACGATCGACGAGCTGTATGAGATCTTTCCCCACCTGAAAGAGCGCCGGCACAACCGGGGCGGCCACCTATCGGGAGGGGAGCAGCAGATGCTGGCAATCGGACGGGCGCTGATGACCAATCCCCGCCTGCTGCTGATGGACGAGCCCAGCGAAGGCCTGGCGCCGGTCATCGTGGACCGGATGGAAGAATTGATCCGGGATCTCCGGGACCGCGGCCTCTCGATCCTGCTCGTCGAGCAGAACTACGGGCTCGGCGTCAGCCTCGCCGACCACGTGTATGTGCTCGCGAACGGACTGATCGTTTGGAACGGGACGGCCGGCGCGCTCGAAGCCGCCCCGCAGGTGCGCCAGCAGTTTCTCGGAGTTTAG
- a CDS encoding ABC transporter ATP-binding protein, translated as MALWLSGLSYYFGAVGAVRDVDLSVAEGARHGIIGPNGAGKTTLFNLLTGELRPTSGSITLFGTDVTHTPQPRRVALGLGRTYQITRTFGALTVLENLTLATLGLSPHKFALFRRWTGYRGNREMLEQVAERFQLSHRLQRRAADLSHGEQRQLDVALAVTLRPRVLLLDEPGAGLSPGERLTMTRLIQELPADLTVVMIEHDMDMVRDVVSRVTVLHLGRVVADGPTSRIRQDERVRALYLGRRVTDA; from the coding sequence GTGGCTCTTTGGTTATCGGGGCTCTCGTATTATTTCGGCGCCGTGGGGGCGGTGCGCGACGTCGACCTCAGCGTCGCCGAAGGGGCGCGCCACGGAATCATCGGCCCCAACGGGGCCGGCAAGACGACGCTGTTCAATCTCCTGACGGGCGAGCTGCGCCCGACATCGGGGAGCATCACGCTGTTTGGGACGGACGTCACGCACACCCCGCAGCCGCGTCGGGTGGCCCTGGGGCTGGGCCGGACCTACCAGATCACGCGCACCTTCGGGGCGCTGACGGTGCTGGAAAATCTGACGCTGGCCACGCTCGGATTGAGTCCGCACAAGTTTGCCCTGTTTCGCCGGTGGACCGGCTACCGGGGGAACCGCGAGATGCTGGAACAGGTGGCGGAGCGGTTCCAGCTGTCGCACCGCCTGCAGCGGCGTGCGGCGGACCTCTCCCACGGGGAGCAGCGCCAGCTCGATGTGGCCCTCGCCGTCACGCTGAGGCCGCGGGTGCTGCTCCTCGACGAGCCGGGCGCGGGCCTATCGCCCGGGGAGCGGCTCACGATGACGCGCCTGATTCAAGAGCTGCCCGCGGACCTCACCGTGGTGATGATCGAACACGATATGGACATGGTCCGGGACGTCGTCTCGCGCGTCACGGTCCTGCACCTGGGCAGGGTCGTGGCGGACGGGCCGACGAGTCGGATCCGCCAGGACGAGCGCGTGCGCGCGCTGTACCTCGGCAGGCGGGTCACCGATGCTTGA